CAGATTATTTTGGAAAGATGTTCTTGTTGTGACTGTCAAAACATATAGTTATGTCAAGTTGCTGGACTGACATTTGCATACATGTGGTGTGGTTCCAAGAAAActgggtttgttttgttgttttgtttgtattgattCATAAAGTAGAGGTAGTATAGATGATGTGAGTAGAGTGAGTTGTATTTAGGATAGAGCTCACAAGTACAGTATCTTGAACAGGAATTTGGCAAGACAGGGATTTgtgatacctttttttttctttttggcttttGGTGCTCAGGTGAGGAGgcctgtgtatatgtgtgtacatgtgcacacgTTTGTAAGCATTTGTTCATTTGAGGCCTGATGCATGCATCAGGATATTCTCTAAGAACAACATTTTCGTGTGGTGGGAGACAATATTACTGCATGATTAGATAGGGAGTGCATGGCATACTTTTATTGTAAGAGTTTTGAATATTAAACCAAAGAATTTGACtattctgatcctgattctgataTTCAGTATTATGTAGCTGTTGCATAAATATTATCTCTACCCTTGGAAAATGTCatttacagttatttttcaaaacattagCAAGAGTCTGCCACTGGACTGAGGTGAGTCTCCTGCTCTCCAACAgaaatgaatttaattaaagaCTTCTCTTGACAGCAGCTGAGGTACCGTATCTGCCGACTAGTTACTGAAAAGACTTGAGGATTAAAGAATGATATGACTTGTGATGATGGGCTTTCTgtgaattaaaatgtattatgtttCGTCAGTGAATCAAAGCTGGAGTGGCATAAGGTCAGTTGACAAGCAGGCTGAGACATACAGCTTTAGGAGGAGTTTGTTCTTAAAGCCCAGAGGATTAGTAATGGTCTGCCTGGGCTAAATGAAGCTGGACCTACTGATAGACCAATTAAAGATTAGCCTGCATTGCGCTACCTCAATTTTACCCCCATTAGCAATGCAGCACATTGTATGCTGAACTGCTTTTGTGGCCATTAAGCAGCTCATGAGGAGCTGGCTAGATGTCTTTTGTTCTGCAGACTTTGTGTTGCACACTGCAAAAGTGAAACAGTGACCATAAGAGCAAGCAAATTGTTCTATTCTTAACTTCATTAAGGACATAATGTTTTCCCTTCTGCTTGTCTGTTAGTTAACAGCATGGGTTAGATACAAGTTAACAGATTTCACTTAAACTTGGTTGAAAGAACAAGTGATTCATGGATTTGGATCTATGTGCAGAACTAAGAAACTTTCAAAGGAATGTTTAATATTGAGaaataggatttttttttaacattttggtattttatCTTGAACAACTGTTAATGTACTGTAGTTAAAAATGATACATGTATGCCATGATTATCTATAACTATTTGTATTTTGATGTCTGagcattttatatttcattaaagAACAAATCTAGAGGATTTTGCGTCCTTGTCGGAGGTATGCACTCTCTATTTAACTCCTATACTTAAATATACTTAAAGGTTCAAGTTTATTGTCATTGTAATATGCATTAGAAGCAGTGCATTCCAgtgcaatgaaaacatttcatgctCTGGCTACCTCCCTACAATGCGCAATAGAACAATAGtgcaattaaaaacaagaaatgcacacatgcacacacatagatgCACCCCttcatgtatatatgtatatgtattcatacatatgtatatatatacacacacacacacacacacaaacagtcataCATGCAAATAGACACCCTTACCcgcatacagtacatacagttaGGTTTGCGGCAAACAATATGAAATGAAGATAATACATacacaatacaaaatacaacagcAGCTGTCAACAACTCTCAACAGGATAAGACACATTCAGCCACATTCTTTAATGAGGTTTAAGTGAAGTAATTGTCCTGTGTGTATAATTAAGATGTTTGCACTTGTTTAAGGACAATTCAATTTCTGCTCATAAATTACTGATATAAACTTATTGTGTATTCTATTTATAATTCAcatgtcatgtgtgtgtttgtgtccaggtCTGGACTTCCATGAGGACCTGCATCGCATTGGGGCAAAGGAGGGTTTGAAAGGCCGCAAACTTCAGAAGGCCATGGAGAGCTACGCTTGGAACATCACTGTCCTCAAGGTAAGATGGACTGAACCACACAACAAAGACCCCTATATTATTCTGGAGACCCAAACCGTATAACCAGCTGGACATGGTGTCTTAAGAAAGCTCTCTGGGCTAATTGTGTTTGCCTCCTCTCTAATCCCTAAATCTCTTAATTAATTACTGTTGATTCAAAGTTCTGTAAATTTTATTTACTCATGAAACTATCTTGACATGATAGGATTGTTCACACttgtttgtacacacacacatgctgctctaTTATTTCTCACAAGGGTACATTGGGCCCCTTGGTCATGCCTTGAAGATGATGCTCAGCAAAATGCATTCTTGTCTCTGCCTGCCACATGGGGAGATAAGGTTGCTCAACGCCTTTATGAGTACCGGTGGTCATACCAGCACTGATAAACCACCACACGCTGCTCAGACTGTGCTCTGCACAGTGGGCCTGTTTAGCTAAATAAGGACAGAGCAGCCTGGATATTTTTATCTCATCTCATCACCCTGAAATCATTCAGTATTGAGTGAAGCTCCCTTGGCTGAGCTTTTTGCTTGAGTGTCAGGTTAGGTAAATGTCTGATTGCTTGattcttctttcccttttcagGTCTGCCTTATCGAGTAGGATGATAGTAAAGATTagtaactaacaattatttcaataacaataaatacatcaatcatttttcatttaatttattaatagTTTAGTCtatacaatgtcagaaaatagtgaaaaatgaccCAGAAATGAAAGTGACATCTTTGCTTGTTGCTTgacaaactgtcaaacaaaatagatttaatttacaatgacataaaacagttaaaagcagcaaatcctaaAATTTGGGAAGCTGCTGAAATAACTAGGTTGATGATTAGCTGATTAAACGTTTCAGCAGCAGTAAAGGTTATGGCTATAGCACTAGTAAGTCAGTTTTAAAAGTATTTGTGTTCTTGCTTTTTTCTTGACCCAATTCAACAACTTCCAGATTTATTGTAATTAAGCTTCATTGTACTCTCTAGAATGGGGTAATGTGAAATTGTGTGCTTAAGTAACATAACAGATGGACACCCAAACCTAATCCCTACCTCACCCACATTCCCTCTATACCAATCACCCCTAAACTTCTTATTCCTGtctctcagaatcagaatcagaatcagaaactgtttattgccaagtaacatacattacaaagaatttgccgtggtctgaaggtgctattgttttgacaacaaataagtagaatataaaaggtaaaataagaataaaaataaaaataagataagataagataaataacaacagtgcagtgaccaaaataaggtaaagtgtccagataaagtgtccagtagggggtgggtgcgttaatgtaaggcaggggggacaggggtgatgtacgttaatataacgtataacttgtgtttgtgtccgtgggggggggggggtgggggggggtcaatgtaggtttgaagaaactgtttttgtggcgggaggttttggtcctgatggaccgcagcctcctgccagaggggagggggtcgaacagatggtgtccggggtgggaagggtcagcagcgatcttccctgctctcctcagggtcctggaggagtacaggtcctgaagaacacaaacacatacactccaAACACATACATCCCTCTTTCGTCCTTTCCTGGTTCTCTAATTTCTTTGATGAGCCACAATCTCAACATGAAGGCATCTCTGCGTTTCTCTTCTCATTCTTCAGTTGTAATCTGTGTCTCATACTGAACATTTGGTGAGAGCCTGTTGCCCGTTTGCCAAGGCTGGCAGCCATGCCCAGTTATTTCACCTGTCAGCCTCTCCAGATCCTCAGCAGGCCTGGAAGCACTCGCTGTTAGATGGTAAGGAAGCTGTGAggaagtaagagagagagaaagagtcgtgtcttctctctgtctctcactctctgtttccccatctccctctccacccTTACTTTGACAGTAACAGTCAGATCAGACCTGTCATGGTGAATGAGGGTATTTGCCTATTTCTACCCATGATACCGCCCTGTCACTCATCTTAGCTCCCTGTCAAGAGAAAAGCATCAGATagacaaaaagaggaagatgcTCGGAAGAAAGTGTCAAGCATATTGCAgccattttaaagaaaaataatgggCTCCAAAAACATGCTGCATCTTGTTGTCTCCCAAATCACTCACCATTGTAGTTTCTACTGTAATTAAATGGTATTTTATCACATCTAATCGAGCCCTTGCTAAAGTAGTTTAAATTTTAGCTCTAGGTGGCCAACCATCACAAATTTGGCCCTGTTTTGTCTTGCCAGCACTCATTTTATGCTGTTTCACTCTTGAGctcatatatttgttttgttctatATAGGTGATGGCTCAAGTGGGAACTTATTGAGTCCATAAACGAGAAGTTCAAGTTGAGGTGCATGGCTGTCAGTCCTGCTCGTGCTCCGCTGTCACATAACACTCTCTACATCTACAACCTTAaagtaatatacagtaaaggCAGGTTATTGCCTGCTGATGGTTCTATTAAAGGGGATGGACTGATTTTGACAAACAAGGAGGAGATTAGGATAGAATTTAATGAGGATATAGTGGTGGGATTTGGTGGCTGCCGTTGCTTGGGCTTAGCCCCCTGTGGATGGCTTTAGGCCAGCTTTAGGGGTGAATGTACCCGAATACAAGTGCCGTCGTGATTTGGCTCTGGCAGCACAGGACAGGCTTCTTGCTGTCTTATTTTATGCCTGGTGAGTCATGACTTAcataatttctgtttttcaaacatATGACTTATTCATGCTTGTGGTCTGTGTGCTGGAGTGGCTCAGGTAAAAGGCCACTTGCAGCATGTTAACATCGCCTGGGAATAGAGTGTTGGACGTTGTGTGCAGGGCAGCACCTTTACTCTTTCTGCAATATGTTAGACTGCTGTGCCTGCCTTGGGGTACTGAGAACTTTATCCCTTTTACCATTTACACTGGGGTCTGGTCAGCCTTTGCCTCTTCACAGGGATGTTAACTTAACGAGCTGTCACAGCGGGTCATACTGAGTCCAGAGTGAAGTTCagtgggagggaaggaaaaTATGCAGATTCACAGATGAGACTTTCAACTTGCTTGTGAACAGATGTTGGAGGGATGGTGGTGTAAGGAAAGTGTTGGAGCAGACACGCTGAAAGAGAGGGGGTTGTGTCAAGGCTGAGAGGCCTAAGGGGAAGAGTCAAGGATTTAAAGACAATAGAAGTGGAGGGAATTTTATAATAGCATGTggtcagatttcttttcttttttcttttagccaGTTCTAATAATATAAgcacctctcacacacagaaataactgCGTGTGGAGAACTCTCCACCACATTTCCACATGGCAGAGACAGCTAGCTTAAGGAAGCAGGCAGCCATGGCAGTGGCCCAGATTGACTTGACAGTGCTGTAAAGCAGGATGCCAGCCCTGACCACTTCCTCCACATATGGCAGGGATTCAACTCTGGTCTGCTCCCAAATAAAGAGCAGAAACGTAGTATAACATTATCACCATATGACAGCACTATTCACCAGCTGAGAGGAGCAGTAGTAAGGGCTGGCAGGCAACCAAAGGCCCTCTTTCAATGGCTTTATACTGCCCCCTTCTGCATCTTACTAGTTAATGCACTAAGGAAAATCTCTTTTCAAAAGAGACCAGGCCAAAAGGGTAGCACAGAACTAGGTGATGTTATCTAATTCAGATAGGCTAAGTTAAATCAGTCCTAAGGATATCGAAGATGCTTCTTGCTATTTTTATTGCCCTAAAATCTTATATGGTTATGTGTTGCTGACAAAGtggtctctctttctgtccccctctctctctctcactttgtctcaATCTCAGGGCCAGGCAGACCTGCTGAAGCACGCTAAGAGCGAGGCGCTGGACACCCTGCGTCAGATCCACTGTGCAGCCCAGTCCTGTGGTCTCAGTAAGAACGGAGCAGCTTCTCCCCAGCTCCAGCACCATCCTCACCACCAGCCACAGCAGGTCCAGATACAGCAACAGCCTCAGGCCAAGGCCCACCCACAGCCCCCACCACTACACCATTCCCAAACTCAGCCCCAATCCCAGACCGCACCTCAGGCTTATCTCCATCCCCTTCCCCAGCAACATCCCCAGCTACCAGCTCTCCCCCTGGTTCAAACTTTCTCAAAGCCACCAGCCTATCATCAACCCCCACCACTACCACAGCTCCAATTTCAGTTCCAGAGccagcagcagagggcagtagGACCTCTGGATGCCATCCCTGAGAAAGAGATGGTCAGTGACGATCCCGCGACATCCTGCTGACCCGCAGCCTGTGCCCACAGAGAATTCTacccaaagagagacagagaaagcgaGATAGAGATGGAAAAGCAGAAGGATGtagaagaaaagcaggaagcCAGTAACAAAAGGGAGTTGGAGGAAGTGGCTGAGAGAGTTAAAgggatgatgatggtgaggaagGCTCGTCGTGTTAGAAGTGAGACACAAGTCTGAGAGGAGGTTTGAGTTGGCCAGAGGgctgaaggagaaaagaaagagagacctCACGCTTCTAtcacacatttataaacagGATTGAAAACTGGAAAGACGATGTTTACTTTTCTCTGCCATAGATTTGGAAGATAATCTTTCATCTGAGCCAGGAAGTTTAggtctctctcttgttttctctcttgtgAAAAGTCCAAAAGTGTAACAGCTGGTAACAAACTTCTGGTATGAGTTATAtatccctgtctctctctgggcAGAGCTAGTTACACGCCCCTCCACTATGTACTCTAGCTCTGTGGGTACAGGCTTTACCTCACATTGGCATTTTCTGCCACACATTTGCCTTTTCATTTCCAGAGACTCCTCGGCATGTCTTTgagcttttttatttcttcatgcttacactcttcctcttccatAGTAGACATAAAGCTGAGTGCAAACCGTCACTCCTTTCAAAGAAGAGgatgccatttttattttaagtgcACAAAGTAGAGCAGCTTGACTAGGCTGAGCTTAGTAGGAGTCACAGATGACTATTTCAGCACAAACCAGGGAGCTGTAGAGCTAAAAGAGATGATGTGTTCAGTCACATTGACTCTTTTCTTGCATCCCTTGCTGGTGTTAACCTCCATCGAGCCCCACACATCTCCAGTGTCATTCCTTAGGATTTAAGTTCTTCAGCATTCCTGGACTCTCCCCACTGggtctccttgtctcctccctaggggctgtgtgtgtgatgttacGTGAGTTGGTGTTTTGGTCCCCGGGGTGGAGCTAGCCCACGTCCGTAAGTGGCGGAGCTGACCAGCCAGTCACAACTGGAATATTTGACCCTACCTgttagaggtcaaaggtcaacagtAACATGGTACTGCTGTCAGTAACAACACAAAGTGAATATAGATGtaaactgtatgtaaaatgtacGAAAAGAACATATATTGCTATAATAATTCTCGCAGACACAGACATTAATGATTGATATTATAATAATTGTTGTTAGTTCTATTGATATTCTGATTCTTTTTTAACATTACTTCCACATATACAGTGATTTGACACTTGTTGTTCTGTGGTGCAGATCAGGACAACCGGTGCATGTGGGACTGGGACGAGGGATTACGGGTTAGTGCCACAACACGAGGGTCAAACAATAACCAGACATGTTTCACTGCAAAGTCCTTTAGTGGCCCATTAAAACTGGCTTCATTGTTTATCCTGTCTCCTCTCGTTCATTTCTCTTTAATGACTTTCAAACGGGGCAACATGCAAATCTATTTTACAAGGATACTTGAATTTCAGCAATGTATCAGTCAGTACGTAGACTGAtattttgctgaaaatgttttagttaTTCAGGATTCACAAAATGTGTGAATCTGTGAGTGAAGTGACTTTTGATTGGTTTCAAACAGACATTGTTCGCTTGTTAGAGCATTCTGAAAGCAGCTTTCACAGTGAATCTAACACAATCAATAAAACCTTCTGAAAGCTTTATTGATTGCTTCTGATGCACTGTTAATTCTCTTGTTCtaaaattattttcttatcaATAAAAAAGAAGTAGGCCATTTATTTCATCATTGATTAGTTTGTCTGTTTAAAGCAATGCTTCCTGTTGTCCATAAGATGGCAACAAATATTAAGTAAATTACTGTGAaggtgaaaagatgaaaaactaTCTGAAAGTCAATAATTGCTTTCAAGTGATTTTTGTGTTGAGGGGAGTGCCAGTATTCTACGGTTTATAAAGCAGGTCATGCGGAAGCAGGGGTGTAGATAAGAGTTACTAGCTTCCCAAAAGaatattttttcaattaaaataatCCTACTTGAACTCTACTAGTACTTGGGGTCCTTATCAGCTGTGGGCCCGTAGATTAATCAATACTGTTCACCCCACCAGTGAACAATCTGTGTAGGAGGATGATGCACAAGACTGTGTCAGTGATGTGTCAGTATGGCACCTTTTGTACCAGAGAATAAAGCCCATAGAAGCTCATTAGCATGACTTTTGAATGAGTTTGTCATTAGGACTGAGAAAGGGCATGTGGgctttttctatatttatattttaaaactcATAGGACACATTAGCTAATTGATTTCTGTCCCCAGCCACTCATTACAATGTTATGTCATCATAAACCATTGGCATGTGGCCACAAAGAAATACCTGTAGTTCATCAAAGGTCCAGAGAAGTTCCTTGGAGATGATCTGCCACAGGAGACTAATTAATGGCAGCGAGCCTGACATCAACAAGAGAATTGGTGgttttgtgtcatgtttgtggTTGGCCTGAATGACGTTTTGGGCATCACAGAACAATATAAAAGACACTTGTTCTTCCCATGGGGAGATAAGAAGATCAGATGACTCCTCCTCATACAAGCCAGAAGATGACGTGGTTCCCGACCAATTTCCAGAAAGCTGCTGGGATGGACACGTCTAACAGGGTAAGACAGCTTaacttacattttttaaatttaaaaatgagtGAGCGATTTGTTTGTCAatgcacattcattcattcaaacgTGTATAAGGGTTGTTACTCACTTATGAGTTTGTTTGTGGCCATGTCTTTCTACTTCTATATAGATTTTTCTGAAGAGCTTTATATTTCCATGTTGTTTTGGCTTCACCAAGACGGAGGCAGCTGACTTAAAAGTGTTTCGGCACATTTGTTgttagtttttaattaaatttaattaaatttatgtgagaaaaatgtgttgcaCGTTATTATATTTACAATTGAGAGTTTTATGCCTGACATTCTTTCACAATGTCACTGAGTTCCTAAGTAGCAAGTTCACATAGTGACACATAGTTTTCTCTGTTCAGGGGATCAATATGGATCATTACTGGGACATTTTAAAACGTTGAAACATGAGGGGTGATCAGGCATGTAGCCATTGGTAATTAATGTCTCTACATAGTATGTTACCGAGCTCATTgtaatttgtattatttatgtcTTGCTTGTGCTTTGTATCATTGTGTATGTCTAAGGATTCGTTTAGGCTAAATGTGCCTATATCTGTTTCTAtaagaataaacaaaaataataatttgtcttGGATTTAGGCAAATTGCTTAGCCATTACTAAAACTGTATAATATAAAAGGTTACACATTTTCAATTATAtgaacttaaaaaaataaaatgcattctGTTAGATTTATGgatgatatttttttaatgtaatatcACTTTGACTAAAGATTAAGGTTTTAGCATGTATGTGGAATAAACGTCTTATGTATGATGTTATAGGAGAGTCAGTGATTCATATCATTAATGCATGGATGAACTGGACCATTATCCCAACAGTTGGTCATGGTGATACTCTATGTATCCCTCACTAGAGGTTAGGATAGGTtttattatgtgtatatatagaatAAATGTCAGCATCTTTTTGTTGTAAATTCAGTGATTCATAGCCTTTATGCATAGGAGTTTGTCTATCCATCCTTGATTCAGTCCTTTGCATCAATCAAGTGGTGTAagcacataaaacatacatCCTCAATAATTCTTACTTATTTTTTAAGTGTCTTTATTTAGGCATACAGATCATATTCTTAGATCAGTTAATTAATCTCTTTTGCCCAGCAGAAAGTCCTGGTGCTGGTtttgatgttgctgctgtctcAACTGGCCTGTGATGCTCACAGCGTGTCTGAGTGCTGTAGACAACCATCTCGTTCCTGTCGCCTCTATGTGCTGCTGTGTCGCTCTGGCAGCAAGACCTTGGGGGGACCGCTCACAGGAGATGCCGCCGCCGGCATCCTCACGCTGGGTAAACGGAAGGAAGATGAGGATCGCTTGCAGAGCCGactccaccagctcctccatGGCTCCAGGAACCAAGCAGCAGGGATCCTGACAATGGGGAAGAGGACTGAAGAGAGGGCTGGAAAGCCGTACATGGACTGGATGGCTCAGTCAAGAACTACAATCACAACATCCCTGCCTGATTTAAGCTAAATACCTCATGGTATAAAGTTTACTGGGACTAATCACACTTATTTGATGAGTGTTAttacacaaaatgcatttgcaaatgcatacatttttttgcTCATGACGAAACAATTTTGTGATTGTCTTTGAACTGTGCCTGTTTGAATGTGATTTGATGTGCATCAGATAACATTAGGAAGATGTGTAATAGTGTACATATATGGAAAAGGCTTTATGgtgtaataaaaatataaagctgaCAACATGTCTTTAATCATTCTTTGGTGGGTTTTCAAGGGTTAGAACTACATGTTTCTTATACTTTCTATGAAGAAAGTGTTCATAATCCATCAGCTGACATCATtgaaatatttgacaaaaatcAAATGCAGTAATTATTCTATCATGGCTGAAGCTTATGCTGCATTAACCAGACAACCAAACTCATGTTACTTGCTATAATTCTATCCTGTACAATCTTTACATCTAACAAAAAGGCTGTGATTCAAACAACTTAAAGCAGTATGTATTTAGCCAATCCAGAAGTGAGAGCAGTGTTATCAATTGGCTCCTCTTTTGAACATTGTTGGTACAACTAAGTATTCTCACAGAAAGATCCAAATATTTTACATGTGCAAGAATTTCTTCATaaaggagaaacacacaaattccATTATCTTGTATATTGTGCTCATTATTCAAACAACATTAtctatgtgttttatgtgtatgGAAAATATTGGGGGGTCAGAAAAGggttatgtattatttatttttactaaaGGGAGAGTAGCCTGATCGTTTTTTTGGGAGAATGAGGGAGTGTCTAGTTTTTTCTTGCCccagatttatattttatttcatcatattatacattacataaaaaaaagtacaactaTCATGTCTCAATCATGTCTCTGTATCGGGGCTTTATTTTCCACTTCACTCATTAACTAGTAGCTAGTAGAAGCTTAATGTTAGATTTGAGAAACAGTAGACAACAGTGGATCCCTATAGCTAGTAGGGATTAAACATTATGTCTCTAAAGAGCATGCCATTTTTTCACTTGGTTCAAAAAATAAAGAGCAGCTGGACATAGTATCATAACAGTAACCAGAGACCACCATTTTGGCA
The sequence above is a segment of the Enoplosus armatus isolate fEnoArm2 chromosome 17, fEnoArm2.hap1, whole genome shotgun sequence genome. Coding sequences within it:
- the hcrt gene encoding hypocretin neuropeptide precursor is translated as MTPPHTSQKMTWFPTNFQKAAGMDTSNRKVLVLVLMLLLSQLACDAHSVSECCRQPSRSCRLYVLLCRSGSKTLGGPLTGDAAAGILTLGKRKEDEDRLQSRLHQLLHGSRNQAAGILTMGKRTEERAGKPYMDWMAQSRTTITTSLPDLS